The following coding sequences lie in one Spinacia oleracea cultivar Varoflay chromosome 1, BTI_SOV_V1, whole genome shotgun sequence genomic window:
- the LOC110802413 gene encoding alkaline ceramidase encodes MDDGISSFWGPVTSTIECCENNYVYSSYIAEFFNTISNVPGIILALIGLLNALRQRFEKRFSFLHMSNMALAIGNMLYHATLQRVHQHSDETPMVWEMLLYLYILYSPDWHYKSTMPTFIFFYGAAFGLVHHLVGLDIGFKLHYMLLCLLCIPRMYKYYIHTNDVCAKWLAKWYLVTLLLGSVCWFVDHEFCKKFSSWDFNPQGHALWHVFMGFNSYFANTFLMFCRAQQLGWNPKVAHFTGFLPYVKIDKPKTQ; translated from the exons ATGGACGATGGAATCTCAAGCTTTTGGGGTCCTGTGACGTCTACCATTGAGTGTTGTGAGAATAACTATGTTTACTCATCTTACATTGCGGAGTTCTTCAACACTATTTCAAATGTTCCAGGCATCATTTTGGCACTTATAGGTCTTCTAAATGCCCTGAGACAACGTTTTGAGAAGAGGTTCAGTTTTCTTCACATGTCCAACATGGCATTGGCAATTGGTAATATGTTGTATCATGCCACGCTGCAACGTGT GCATCAACATAGTGATGAGACACCAATGGTGTGGGAAATGCTGCTTTATCTCTACATACTCTACTCTCCAGATTGGCACTATAAGAGCACAATGCCGACTTTCATCTTTTTCTATGGTGCTGCATTTGGTCTTGTTCATCATCTAGTTGGTCTTGATATTGGGTTTAAGTTACACTATATGTTACTGTGTCTTCTTTGCATACCTCGGATGTACAAGTACTATATCCACACCAATGATGTCTGTGCTAAATGGCTGGCGAAGTGGTACTTGGTAACACTACTTCTGGGTAGCGTTTGTTGGTTTGTGGATCATGAGTTCTGCAAGAAATTTTCTAGTTGGGATTTTAACCCTCAGGGTCATGCCTTGTGGCATGTTTTCATGGGTTTCAATTCATATTTTGCAAATACATTTTTGATGTTTTGTCGGGCGCAGCAATTAGGATGGAATCCCAAAGTTGCCCATTTCACGGGGTTTCTCCCTTATGTGAAGATTGACAAACCGAAGACCCAATGA